In Nicotiana tabacum cultivar K326 chromosome 10, ASM71507v2, whole genome shotgun sequence, the DNA window CAAGATCTATGTACGCACACTTCAAGCTATTAGATCGTAAAAAGCAATAGTTAGTTTATTTATCATATTTGTAAGTACAAATTTTCACATGATTGTTACTTTGGGCGGCAATGCTATCCAGTAAGTTATGTTGACGGTCATgtgaaaagaaaaattcaaaactaaaCTTAATAAAATCTTATCAAAGCTTAGTAATATTTATTTCAACTAAAATTAAAGGGGTTGGTTACATCATCAAGATGAATTTGCATCTCTTAAAGTAAAAAGAataaacttcaacaaaaataTCTAAAATTATTAAACAAGTTTAAGGCCTCTTACTATGGTTTGGCTTTAGGCCTCCATTATTATTGAGCCGCCTCTGCAGGATTCGATGTTGCAccttcttccattcttttctggATGTGGAGTTCTTTAataatcctaaggggaagtccctcACAAAATGTtcttccttcaatttcaatattatGTCGCATGATGAGCGAATCGGAAACCAGAGATTTACATAGGTTCTTGGAATAATTCCACTGGTTTCACTAGGAATGGCCTTATTAGTGATGGTTGAATACACTATATCTGACTACATGAAAGTTTCTAGCCTTTCAGACTCTGCTAAATGTAGTTATTTCAAGGAaaacccaaaaaaagaaaaaagaaaaggggagGGCGGAAGCAGCATCTGCAACTCATGGCGATccttgttttaaaagaaaatgcaACCTCGGGTGGTCACCAATGTTGCCTGTTATTCAGTGCATTACCTCCTCGGTTAACAGGATGTCCTGTGCATTAGCTGCCTAATTGTGTTTCAGTTGCTTTTTAATTATCTTTAGTATCTAGATAGTCACCTATTTGTTTTTCTGTTAGATATTGTGTCTTATCTGATTGTGACTTTTGTGTCTGTTGATGTTGATTTGTTGTCATCATGTTAAACACAGACTCAACATGATGAATTGGAGGCAAAGTTTTTTGAGGAGAGAGCAGCCCTTGAAGCCAAGTACCAGAAGCAGTATCAGCCCCTTTATGCAAAGGTCTGCTGTATTGCTTCACTTACCTCTTTGCATCCATCGATACTGTTTCCTTGATCAATAACTGAACTTAACTAAAGTAAACATTCGCAGAGATCTGAAATTGTTAATGGAGTTGTTGAAGTTGATGGTGAGGCAACTCAGACTGCTGCAGCAGATGAGGAAGAGGATAAAGACTCAGTCGGTATGTTGATTATCAATTTTCCTTGATGGTTGCTTTATGACGATCAGTATTATTGACAAGCTTTTGTCTCTTTCCTTTTATATAGAGAAAGGAGTTCCTGATTTCTGGGTCACAGCAATGAAGAATAATGAAGTGTTAGCTGAAGAGGTCAGTTGATGATGAGTCGTCTATTCTTGTTCgttaaattttctttaaaaactaGCCAGAAAATTGCATTAATCTGGTCTATTCTTTGAGTTATAGATTACTGAGCGAGATGAAGGAGCTCTCAAATTTCTCAAGGATATAAAGTGGTCTAGGATTGAAAATCCAAAGGGTTTTAAGCTTGAATTTTTCTTCGAGACTAATCCCTACTTCACAAACACTGTGCTCACCAAGACGTATCACATGATTGATGAAGATGAACCAATTTTGGAGAAGGCAATAGGGTATGTCACCACGTCATAATCGGCAAGCAAGGTTTCTTCATCTGATCATTGTGATTATTTTCCCACCATGGCTTCTTATCTCTCTGAATTTTGTAGGACCGAGATTGAATGGCATCCAGGTAAATGCTTGACACAAAAGATTCTGAAGAAGAAGCCAAAGAAGGGGTCAAAGAACTCCAAACCTATCACTAAAATAGAACAATGTGAAAGTTTTTTCAACTTCTTTAGTCCACCTCAAGTACCAGATGACGAAGAAGATATTGACGAAGATGCTGTATGAAATGTTCTAGTGGTTACATTACGCAAACATACACAAATGTACAGTTTAAAATGGTTTGTAACTCATCTTCTTTTCTTGTATAGGCTGAAGAACTTCAAAATTTGATGGAACAAGACTATGATATTGGGTAAGCCAAGCTGAACTAATCAATTTGCTAAAGCACACGAGTGTGATTTTCTGGGATGTGGATGTTGCAAATTTAGAATATAAACAAACTAAAATGTCAATTATATGTTCGTTTTAGTATTTAAAGATCCATATGCTTATGATTTATGCAGGTCAACTATCCGAGATAAGATTATTCCACATGCAGTTTCATGGTTTACTGGGGAAGCTGCTCAGGATGAAGATTACAttgacttagaagatgatgaggatgaagaagatgatgaagatgaagatgaggatgaagaggatgaggaagaggaggatgaagatgaagatgatgacGACGAGGATGAACATGTTACAAAGACCAAGAAGAAGGTAATTGAATTGTTAGTAACACGAATATCATTGTTAGTTGAGATGTCCATTAGTACTAACTATTTTCCTCTCTTTGTTTCAATCATCACAGTCATCTGCTGGGCGCAAGGTATAATCCATTTCTTTTTATGTTTGCTGAAGTTTACTTCATCTCCTTTATAAACAACCTCTGACATGCTTACTTATTTCTCGTCTATGCAGAGGAGTGGAGGAGCACCTGCAGCTGATGGTCAGCCCGGTGAGAGACCACCTGAGTGCAAGCAACAGTAGCCATTTGCTTGGAGCTGTTTCAAAATCATGGTCTTGAAAATTGGATGGTGTAGTGAAGAGATTGTGCCATTGGTTGTTTGTTATATATGGAGTATGTTAGAACAAtttattgagtcatttttcttttctttccaatATCTTCTGGTTTATACTTTACAGTTTACCCTTTTTGTAGTGTGGGTGAGATGCAAGTTGTGGTAGAAATAGTGAGATGTGTTATGATTTATTAAATTGTCATGGCTTCAGAAGTTGATTAAAACTAATCTTCATTACAGGGTTTATTTTCCAGGTTCAACTGTATTAAGTTAATGCTTATTTTTCCCAATTAGCTGGGAACAGTCACTTGGAAATTTAAACTCCTGATCTCTATTTCAACGTTTCT includes these proteins:
- the NAP1;3 gene encoding nucleosome assembly protein 1-3; the protein is MSNAKDNFNVADLTAALNAEDRDDLVNVLKNKLQGLTGKHSNVLENLSPNVRKRVEVLREIQTQHDELEAKFFEERAALEAKYQKQYQPLYAKRSEIVNGVVEVDGEATQTAAADEEEDKDSVEKGVPDFWVTAMKNNEVLAEEITERDEGALKFLKDIKWSRIENPKGFKLEFFFETNPYFTNTVLTKTYHMIDEDEPILEKAIGTEIEWHPGKCLTQKILKKKPKKGSKNSKPITKIEQCESFFNFFSPPQVPDDEEDIDEDAAEELQNLMEQDYDIGSTIRDKIIPHAVSWFTGEAAQDEDYIDLEDDEDEEDDEDEDEDEEDEEEEDEDEDDDDEDEHVTKTKKKSSAGRKRSGGAPAADGQPGERPPECKQQ